CGGGAGGACAAGAACCGAAGGAGATTACATGGCTGCCGACAAGATGGAGATCGATCTGGCGAGTGCGCTCGACAATGTGGAGGACCATGTCGTCGAATTCACCGCCGAGGTTGACGGTGACGAATATGAATTCGTGGTCCAGTACGCCGTGCTCGAAGCGCTGAGCGGCGACGCGCCCGAGGATGACGCGATCGATATGTTCAACCGCTTCAGCGATACGATCGCAGAGGCCGGACTGGTCGCGCTGGCGCGGGGCAACGCCTCGAACGTGATCGTCATCAGCGAGAACGATCTCGAATAAG
This genomic stretch from Sphingomonas panacis harbors:
- a CDS encoding DUF1488 family protein, whose amino-acid sequence is MAADKMEIDLASALDNVEDHVVEFTAEVDGDEYEFVVQYAVLEALSGDAPEDDAIDMFNRFSDTIAEAGLVALARGNASNVIVISENDLE